One Urocitellus parryii isolate mUroPar1 chromosome 9, mUroPar1.hap1, whole genome shotgun sequence DNA segment encodes these proteins:
- the Tubal3 gene encoding tubulin alpha chain-like 3, with translation MDLEPTVIDGIRTGKFHSLFHPEQLVSGKEDAANNYARGHYSVGSEIISLVLERIRKLAKQCSGLQGFLIFRSLGGGTGSGFTSLLMEQLSVEYGRKTKLEFSVYPAPRISTAVVEPYNSILTTHSTMEHSDCTFMVDNEAIYDICHHKLGVERPSYASINRLISQVVSSITASLRFEGPLNIDLIEFQTNLVPYPRIHFPMTTFAPIISADKAYHEHLSVPDITAACFELSNQMVKCDPQLGKYMACCLLYRGDVVPRDVNAAIAAMKLRTSVQFVDWCPTGFKVGINHQPPAVMPGGDLARVQRAVCMLSNTTAIAEAWARLDYKFDLMYAKKAFLHWYITEGMEQGEFSEAREDLAALEKDYEEVGLNF, from the exons ATGGATTTGGAACCAACTGTTATAG ATGGGATCCGTACAGGAAAGTTCCATTCACTCTTCCACCCAGAGCAGCTTGTTAGCGGAAAGGAGGATGCTGCCAACAACTATGCACGAGGTCACTACTCTGTGGGCTCTGAGATCATCAGCCTTGTGCTGGAGAGGATCAGAAAGCTGGCAA AACAGTGCAGTGGACTTCAGGGATTTTTGATTTTCCGAAGCCTTGGAGGAGGTACTGGATCGGGATTTACATCTCTCCTAATGGAGCAGCTCTCTGTAGAGTATGGCAGGAAGACTAAACTGGAGTTCTCTGTCTACCCAGCCCCTAGAATCTCCACTGCTGTAGTGGAGCCTTACAACTCCATCCTCACCACCCATTCTACCATGGAGCACTCAGACTGTACCTTCATGGTGGATAACGAGGCCATCTATGACATCTGCCATCATAAACTTGGTGTTGAACGCCCCTCCTATGCAAGCATCAATAGGCTGATAAGCCAAGTGGTATCTTCCATTACTGCTTCCCTTCGGTTTGAAGGACCCTTGAATATAGACCTTATTGAATTCCAGACCAACTTAGTACCCTATCCAAGAATACATTTCCCCATGACAACCTTTGCCCCCATCATATCTGCTGACAAAGCCTACCACGAGCATCTGTCAGTGCCCGACATCACTGCTGCTTGCTTTGAGTTGTCCAACCAGATGGTCAAGTGTGATCCTCAGCTTGGGAAGTACATGGCCTGCTGCTTACTATACCGAGGAGATGTGGTCCCTAGAGATGTGAATGCAGCGATTGCAGCCATGAAGTTGAGGACCTCTGTTCAGTTTGTAGATTGGTGTCCAACTGGTTTTAAGGTGGGCATCAATCATCAGCCACCTGCAGTGATGCCCGGAGGGGACTTGGCCAGGGTCCAGCGAGCTGTCTGCATGTTGAGCAACACCACAGCAATTGCAGAGGCCTGGGCCCGGCTCGACTACAAGTTTGACCTCATGTATGCCAAGAAGGCTTTTCTACACTGGTACATCACAGAAGGCATGGAACAAGGGGAGTTCTCAGAAGCCAGGGAAGATCTGGCAGCTCTGGAAAAGGATTATGAGGAGGTGGGGCTGAATTTCTGA
- the Ucn3 gene encoding urocortin-3, whose product MLVPAHFLLLLLLLLGDPRAGLSYKFYRARPVFNCLSTARAEVKQSPWEDMAPLSKRSFHSLPSQDPSSGEEKEEEEEKQNKDKRTFPGSGGGGGAGNTRYKYLSQTQHKGKLYQDKTKSDRRTKFTLSLDVPTNIMNILFDIAKAKNLRAKAAANAHLMAQIGRKK is encoded by the coding sequence ATGTTGGTGCCAGCTCACTTCTTGCttctcctgctgctgctcctgggagacCCGAGGGCCGGCCTCTCCTATAAGTTCTACAGAGCCCGGCCGGTCTTCAACTGCCTCAGTACAGCGCGAGCTGAGGTCAAGCAGAGTCCATGGGAGGACATGGCCCCGCTGAGCAAGAGGAGCTTCCACTCCCTGCCCAGTCAAGACCCGTCttcaggagaagagaaggaggaggaggaggaaaagcagaACAAGGACAAAAGGACTTTCCCaggctctgggggtgggggtggagctgGAAACACCCGGTACAAATACCTGTCCCAAACCCAGCACAAGGGGAAGCTGTACCAGGACAAGACCAAGAGCGACCGGCGCACCAAGTTCACCCTGTCCCTGGATGTCCCCACCAACATCATGAACATCCTCTTCGACATCGCCAAGGCCAAAAACTTGCGGGCCAAGGCAGCTGCCAATGCCCACCTGATGGCGCAGATTGGGCGGAAGAAGTAG